The following coding sequences lie in one Methanothermobacter sp. MT-2 genomic window:
- a CDS encoding UDP-N-acetylmuramyl-tripeptide synthetase — translation MVLSLQVIADKIQGELKGPDRRFKGIFTTLGNAGEGDIVIRHWIDDNGVKMALEKGVCAIITANPRGGALRVAGDSGFPIILVDRIEVANAFALKWTIGKFAPETRRLVVTGTNGKSTTTHMIYHILKVSGREVYTNTDSKSEFNTLIDPVVPAQIAEESREKEFEYLVIEVSEVQGWLGRMMEDHAYLMTRAIDPEIVVITNVALDHIGLVNSIDEAFWEVSGAVRAMNGGFAVLNCEDERVRSMAGLNKKVEVFFYGDDSQISCQEDGVYVGDRLFIEGDSLPFKSKHFIQNTLAAIAACICLKLPLDDIKAGVLSYKPLKRRFSIIHESPLIIDDFAHNPDGIKATVESAAAMKRRLWIVCAIRGSRGKEINIANARALAKTIKDIQYNLIVTDSDDVVDDLNIVKDDERQVFLEVLKEYGIEYTHLNKLEDALIEALNRAAEDDIILLIGAQGMDPASKLLEKILKEGDQC, via the coding sequence ATGGTGCTTTCCCTCCAAGTTATAGCAGATAAGATCCAAGGAGAGCTTAAAGGCCCTGACAGGAGATTTAAGGGCATTTTCACCACACTGGGTAATGCTGGTGAAGGTGATATTGTTATAAGGCATTGGATTGATGATAATGGTGTGAAGATGGCCTTAGAGAAAGGTGTTTGTGCTATTATAACAGCAAATCCTCGTGGGGGGGCTCTCAGGGTTGCGGGGGATTCTGGTTTTCCCATTATTCTAGTTGATAGGATAGAGGTTGCTAATGCATTCGCTCTTAAATGGACTATTGGGAAATTCGCGCCTGAAACTAGGAGGCTTGTGGTTACAGGTACTAATGGTAAATCAACAACCACGCACATGATATATCATATTTTAAAGGTTTCTGGGAGGGAAGTTTACACTAATACAGATTCAAAATCGGAATTTAACACTCTTATTGATCCGGTTGTCCCAGCCCAGATAGCAGAGGAATCCCGGGAAAAGGAATTTGAGTATCTAGTAATAGAAGTTTCAGAGGTTCAAGGTTGGCTTGGTAGGATGATGGAAGATCATGCTTATCTCATGACACGTGCAATAGACCCTGAGATTGTTGTGATCACAAATGTTGCCTTGGATCATATAGGATTGGTGAATTCTATAGATGAAGCCTTTTGGGAGGTTTCAGGTGCTGTGAGGGCTATGAATGGGGGTTTTGCTGTTTTGAATTGTGAGGATGAGCGTGTAAGGTCAATGGCGGGGTTGAATAAAAAGGTGGAAGTTTTCTTTTATGGTGATGATTCACAGATCTCATGTCAAGAAGATGGTGTTTATGTTGGTGATAGATTATTTATTGAGGGAGATTCCCTCCCCTTTAAGAGTAAACATTTCATACAGAACACCCTCGCGGCTATAGCCGCCTGCATTTGCCTAAAATTGCCATTAGATGACATAAAAGCTGGTGTATTATCATATAAACCTCTGAAGAGAAGATTTTCTATTATACATGAGTCTCCTCTCATCATAGACGATTTCGCCCACAATCCGGATGGTATAAAGGCGACGGTAGAAAGTGCGGCTGCCATGAAAAGGAGATTATGGATAGTATGTGCCATAAGAGGCTCCCGTGGAAAAGAGATTAACATTGCAAATGCAAGGGCCCTCGCAAAAACAATAAAAGATATACAATATAATCTTATAGTAACTGATAGTGATGATGTGGTAGATGATCTCAACATTGTAAAAGATGATGAAAGGCAGGTATTCCTTGAAGTCCTCAAAGAATATGGGATAGAATACACTCATCTGAATAAACTTGAGGATGCGCTCATTGAAGCATTAAATAGAGCTGCTGAGGATGATATAATACTCCTAATAGGTGCCCAGGGGATGGACCCTGCATCAAAGTTACTTGAAAAAATCCTAAAAGAGGGAGATCAATGTTAA